A portion of the Candidatus Poribacteria bacterium genome contains these proteins:
- a CDS encoding sulfatase: MRNIILISLDTLRASSMSCYGHRNLTTPHLDALAEGSVLFEKCISPHIPTHPAHTTIFTGKDVLSHQIITQGGTLNLATDVQTIPELLSEAGYFTVAADNLGRWFQRGFPEAQYRGYRWETGYRNARKAEAVNQTAIELLDLAQAQDKPWFAFLHYWDPHTPYLPPLPFERMFYSGDECDPNNQSMDAVYACEPFTDYFRQWMCTPDPADPDNIAKKRLWTDRRYVNAQYDASIAYMDACLAQLFRYLHDCGQLEETLLIITADHGEELDEHELWYDHHGLYETNCHVPLIVHCPALIHEGQRLGGLVRLTDIAPTILDYAGLTAVAEREQMDGTSMRALMENGTHDGTTEAVYLTECGWMKKRGWQTQKWKLIVETGGTPAVYNTPDLELYDLEEDPDEVYNLAEEADDVVERLKADMAAFLQRRLAETGLPDPTVEQEITMRRIGDKSKAVPL, encoded by the coding sequence TTGCGTAATATTATTCTCATTTCATTGGATACGTTGCGGGCATCGAGTATGAGTTGCTACGGGCATCGCAACTTGACGACACCGCATCTTGATGCGCTTGCGGAGGGATCGGTGCTTTTTGAGAAGTGTATCAGTCCACATATCCCCACGCACCCTGCCCATACAACCATATTTACTGGCAAGGATGTTTTGTCGCACCAAATTATTACGCAGGGTGGAACGCTTAACCTCGCAACGGACGTGCAGACGATTCCAGAGTTACTGAGTGAGGCGGGCTATTTCACCGTTGCAGCGGACAATTTGGGACGTTGGTTCCAGCGCGGTTTCCCTGAAGCACAGTATCGCGGTTACCGGTGGGAGACGGGCTACCGCAATGCCCGAAAGGCGGAAGCGGTCAACCAGACAGCGATCGAACTCTTGGACCTCGCCCAAGCGCAAGACAAACCTTGGTTCGCCTTTCTCCACTACTGGGATCCACACACGCCTTATCTGCCACCGCTGCCATTCGAGCGAATGTTTTATAGTGGAGACGAATGTGATCCGAACAATCAAAGCATGGACGCTGTCTATGCATGTGAGCCTTTTACGGACTATTTTCGTCAATGGATGTGCACACCGGATCCCGCGGACCCAGATAACATTGCCAAAAAACGACTTTGGACGGACAGGCGGTATGTGAACGCGCAATACGATGCTTCGATCGCTTATATGGACGCATGCCTCGCGCAGTTGTTCCGATACCTACACGACTGCGGGCAGCTTGAGGAGACGCTACTGATTATCACTGCTGACCACGGTGAAGAACTTGATGAACACGAACTCTGGTATGATCATCATGGGCTTTATGAGACGAATTGCCATGTGCCGTTGATCGTTCACTGCCCCGCGCTTATTCATGAGGGACAGCGGCTTGGAGGGCTTGTCCGCCTTACCGATATTGCTCCGACGATCCTTGATTATGCGGGACTCACCGCAGTGGCGGAACGTGAACAGATGGACGGCACAAGTATGCGTGCCTTGATGGAGAACGGTACGCACGATGGGACGACAGAAGCGGTCTATCTGACCGAGTGTGGATGGATGAAAAAGCGAGGCTGGCAGACGCAGAAATGGAAATTGATTGTTGAAACCGGTGGTACACCGGCTGTCTACAATACGCCGGATTTAGAACTCTACGATCTTGAAGAGGATCCAGATGAGGTCTACAATCTGGCTGAAGAAGCGGATGATGTTGTTGAACGTTTGAAAGCCGATATGGCGGCGTTTCTGCAACGTCGACTTGCTGAGACGGGACTGCCCGATCCAACGGTTGAACAAGAGATTACTATGCGGCGCATCGGTGATAAATCCAAAGCAGTGCCGCTTTAG
- a CDS encoding PLP-dependent aminotransferase family protein: MKDFGFTGGRPDPYTFPTEGLIAASEKALRKLGGDLVNYPGESGYEGLRELASMRFERREGVPLPIDNISITSGSMQALELVLGTLINPGDTVLTEEYTYSGTLGIMRHFKANIVGVPMDYIDGMDMDALEAKLKELKQKNIRPSLIYTTSNHQNPTGAILSLERRHRMLALAEEYDTLIVEDDCYGDIDFTSTPTPAALFKLDTANRVIFIATFSKILGAGVRQGYFVARQPYYGQIHQNRWDGGTSALASAIVAEFFMEHLESHLVKTNAAVGAKCRAVVDTLDKHVSDLCTWTRPRGGLFLWIDLPETTDLNKLQELASAKGVGYSNGSAFHYANEPVKAIRLAYAYCHVDDVPEGITYLCEAIRAAQVSSADVAAGD, from the coding sequence ATGAAAGACTTTGGTTTTACAGGTGGGCGTCCGGATCCGTATACATTTCCGACAGAGGGTTTAATTGCGGCGAGCGAAAAGGCACTCCGTAAGTTAGGCGGCGATCTGGTTAACTATCCGGGTGAATCTGGTTATGAGGGTTTGCGTGAACTGGCATCAATGCGGTTTGAACGACGTGAAGGTGTCCCGCTCCCGATAGATAACATTTCAATTACCTCCGGCTCCATGCAGGCGTTGGAATTGGTATTGGGAACGCTTATCAACCCCGGCGATACGGTATTGACAGAGGAATACACTTATAGTGGGACCCTCGGTATCATGCGCCATTTCAAAGCAAACATTGTTGGCGTGCCGATGGATTATATTGATGGGATGGACATGGATGCGCTGGAAGCGAAACTCAAGGAGCTCAAGCAGAAAAATATCCGTCCGTCGTTGATTTACACGACATCGAACCATCAGAACCCGACAGGGGCGATTCTCTCGCTTGAACGCCGACATCGGATGTTGGCTTTAGCGGAAGAATATGATACATTAATTGTTGAAGACGATTGCTACGGCGATATTGACTTCACATCAACCCCTACACCCGCTGCGCTTTTTAAGTTAGATACTGCAAATCGGGTGATCTTTATTGCCACTTTCTCGAAAATCTTGGGTGCGGGTGTTCGTCAAGGTTATTTCGTGGCGAGACAGCCGTATTACGGACAGATCCATCAAAACCGATGGGACGGTGGAACGAGTGCGCTCGCGAGTGCGATCGTTGCTGAATTCTTCATGGAACACCTCGAATCACACCTCGTGAAGACGAATGCTGCTGTTGGTGCGAAATGTCGCGCAGTGGTAGATACACTTGATAAGCACGTCAGCGACCTCTGCACATGGACACGACCGCGCGGTGGACTTTTCCTTTGGATAGATTTACCGGAAACGACAGACCTAAACAAATTACAGGAACTCGCTTCGGCAAAAGGGGTTGGCTATAGTAATGGGAGTGCTTTCCATTATGCAAACGAACCTGTAAAAGCGATTCGACTTGCTTATGCTTACTGCCATGTGGACGATGTTCCTGAAGGGATTACTTACCTGTGTGAGGCTATTCGAGCGGCGCAGGTGAGTTCGGCAGACGTAGCAGCAGGAGATTAG
- the rimI gene encoding ribosomal protein S18-alanine N-acetyltransferase: MTTQNLTFEPMCLCDLQKVLEIENECFDNPWSEADFTLSLKQPKSYEHVYVARRENTLVGYIVFTILHEEAQVLNLAVPAVYRRQGIGRYLLASALETIQAYDGHEVFLEVAVSNLPAQYLYRQFGFRICGIRKNYYGRYKDAYVLRKGVETDAT; this comes from the coding sequence ATGACGACCCAAAATCTCACGTTTGAACCGATGTGCTTGTGCGACCTACAGAAGGTCCTGGAAATCGAAAATGAATGCTTTGACAATCCGTGGAGCGAAGCCGACTTCACGTTGTCTCTGAAGCAACCCAAGTCGTACGAACATGTTTACGTCGCACGGCGTGAAAATACCCTCGTTGGCTACATTGTGTTCACTATTCTCCATGAAGAAGCACAGGTCCTGAACCTCGCGGTACCGGCTGTCTATCGGCGGCAAGGTATCGGTAGATACCTGCTCGCCTCTGCCTTGGAAACAATACAGGCATACGATGGACACGAGGTTTTCTTAGAGGTCGCCGTTAGCAATTTACCGGCACAATATCTCTACCGGCAGTTCGGGTTCCGCATCTGTGGCATCCGAAAAAATTACTACGGACGGTATAAAGACGCTTATGTTTTACGAAAAGGAGTAGAAACCGATGCTACTTAA